From a region of the Flavobacterium branchiarum genome:
- a CDS encoding GmrSD restriction endonuclease domain-containing protein: protein MAATLENIPVKYADLISEIETGQVKIPQFQRKFVWGIKASAKLLDSIMKGYPIGTFIYWRTNERLRSVRNLGNITLPEPNHGEYVNYVLDGQQRLTSLYAALKGVTIKEDDGKPCDYSEIYIDLLANPDEDIVTTEIEGKKATDIIKITELMKGSLMKLAAYPEEHHSKLEHYKEVLTGYTFSVINLKNAPIDVATEVFTRLNVGGKALTLFEIMVAKTYHIFPADKNIANSQDVTFDLSEKYEELSAELSASHYDTIPSSTILQVISILLEKDCTRKTILKLDKMQFIAIWSDAVECIKSSIDFFRSYGIAVGRILPYNALLVPFSYFFYKHKHNPTGDMKKRLEDFFWRTSLGFRYSSGVEGKLVQDIAKIDKIIAGELPKYEWAVNVNKEFVETNGWFSTGKSFIKAILCLYAKQKPKSFDNNLDVIIDNSWLKIASSKNYHHFFPKSWLQKNAKNWDGFFVNHIVNITIVDGFLNKNVIRAKSPSNYMKDFHKKNDELNETMKTHFIDVEKDGIWDNNYEAFYHNRLDRITKALSKFIIQQENNFDVLEVYEDTEELEEQES from the coding sequence ATGGCAGCAACATTAGAAAACATTCCTGTTAAATATGCAGATTTAATTAGTGAGATAGAAACAGGTCAAGTTAAAATACCTCAATTTCAAAGAAAATTTGTTTGGGGTATTAAGGCATCCGCTAAATTATTAGATAGTATAATGAAAGGGTATCCGATTGGAACTTTTATTTATTGGAGAACTAATGAGCGTTTGCGGTCGGTTAGAAATTTAGGAAACATTACTTTACCAGAACCTAATCACGGCGAATATGTAAATTATGTTTTAGATGGCCAACAAAGATTAACATCATTATATGCTGCATTAAAAGGCGTTACTATCAAAGAAGATGATGGAAAACCTTGTGATTATTCAGAAATCTATATTGATTTATTAGCCAATCCAGATGAAGATATTGTAACTACTGAAATTGAAGGTAAAAAAGCTACCGACATTATCAAGATAACTGAATTGATGAAAGGCAGTTTAATGAAATTAGCGGCTTACCCAGAAGAGCATCATTCAAAACTAGAACATTATAAAGAAGTATTAACCGGATATACATTTTCGGTTATTAATCTTAAAAATGCACCTATCGATGTTGCAACAGAAGTTTTTACACGTTTAAATGTTGGTGGAAAAGCATTAACACTTTTTGAAATTATGGTTGCAAAAACATACCATATTTTTCCAGCTGATAAAAATATTGCAAATTCACAGGATGTAACTTTTGATCTTTCCGAAAAATATGAGGAATTAAGTGCTGAATTAAGTGCAAGTCATTATGATACAATTCCATCTTCAACAATACTTCAAGTTATTTCAATTTTATTAGAAAAAGATTGCACTAGAAAAACAATTTTGAAATTAGATAAAATGCAGTTTATTGCTATTTGGAGTGATGCAGTAGAATGTATAAAAAGTAGTATCGATTTCTTTAGAAGTTACGGTATTGCAGTTGGAAGGATTTTACCATACAATGCTTTACTTGTTCCTTTTAGCTACTTCTTTTACAAACACAAACACAATCCAACAGGAGATATGAAAAAACGTTTAGAAGATTTCTTTTGGAGAACTTCATTAGGTTTTAGATACTCTTCTGGTGTTGAAGGTAAGTTAGTTCAAGATATAGCAAAAATTGATAAAATCATTGCAGGAGAATTACCTAAATACGAATGGGCAGTTAATGTGAATAAAGAATTTGTAGAAACTAATGGTTGGTTCAGTACAGGAAAATCATTTATTAAAGCTATTCTTTGTTTGTATGCAAAACAGAAACCAAAATCTTTTGATAATAATTTGGATGTAATTATTGATAACAGTTGGTTAAAAATTGCATCAAGTAAAAATTATCATCATTTCTTCCCAAAATCTTGGTTACAAAAGAACGCTAAAAATTGGGATGGATTTTTTGTAAATCATATTGTAAATATTACAATTGTTGATGGTTTCCTGAATAAAAATGTAATTCGAGCTAAAAGTCCATCTAACTATATGAAAGATTTTCATAAAAAGAATGATGAACTAAATGAAACAATGAAAACACATTTCATTGATGTTGAAAAAGACGGCATTTGGGATAATAATTATGAGGCTTTTTATCACAACAGATTAGATAGAATAACTAAAGCTTTGAGTAAATTCATTATTCAACAAGAAAATAACTTTGATGTATTAGAAGTTTACGAAGATACAGAGGAATTGGAAGAACAAGAAAGCTAA
- a CDS encoding restriction endonuclease subunit S translates to MIKYDKYKSSEIDWLGDIPNDWDIKRVKDLAKTKSGTTPHSQTKKYYSEGIHNWVRTTDLNDGELYEVEYKITDIALEECNMTFLPIDTILVAMYGGFGTIGKNSILKKVSTINQSVCAILPSNKLNSEYFFYFLKFFRSSWKIFADGTRKDPNINQEAIKNLFIYFPKVEEQKEIVTFLNNKTQAIDKKINLLTQKANYYKEYRKSLINKTVCKGLDKNVKFKDSNINYINDIPEHWKIERIKDLFYIGRGRVIGQELLVEQGKYPVYSSQTENNGCLGFIETYDFDNDLLTWTTDGANAGTVFRRSGKFNCTNVCGTLIPKRRNLDLDYVVYALQESATHNKRIDTNGAKIMNNEMAVINIAFPPLKEQTKIANYLDNKTQTIDKIVSNINTQMQTLKELRKTLINDAVTGKINVTKD, encoded by the coding sequence ATGATTAAGTACGATAAATACAAATCATCTGAAATTGATTGGTTAGGTGATATACCAAATGATTGGGACATTAAAAGAGTGAAAGATTTGGCTAAAACAAAATCAGGAACAACTCCTCACAGTCAAACAAAAAAATATTATTCGGAAGGAATTCATAATTGGGTTCGGACTACAGATTTAAATGATGGCGAATTATATGAAGTTGAATATAAAATTACAGATATTGCTTTAGAAGAATGCAATATGACTTTTTTACCAATAGACACTATTTTAGTCGCTATGTATGGTGGTTTTGGAACAATTGGAAAAAACAGTATATTAAAAAAAGTTTCGACTATTAATCAGTCTGTATGTGCAATTTTACCGAGTAATAAATTGAATTCGGAATACTTTTTTTATTTCTTAAAGTTCTTCAGAAGTAGTTGGAAAATTTTCGCAGATGGAACTCGAAAAGATCCAAATATAAATCAAGAAGCTATTAAAAATTTATTTATTTACTTTCCAAAAGTTGAAGAACAAAAAGAAATAGTAACTTTTTTAAACAACAAAACCCAAGCCATAGACAAAAAAATAAACCTATTAACCCAAAAAGCCAACTACTACAAAGAATATAGAAAAAGCTTGATAAATAAAACGGTTTGTAAAGGATTAGATAAAAATGTAAAATTTAAAGACAGCAATATAAATTACATTAATGATATTCCAGAACATTGGAAGATAGAGAGAATTAAAGATTTATTTTATATTGGGAGAGGTCGTGTAATTGGTCAAGAGTTATTGGTAGAACAGGGTAAATATCCAGTATATTCCTCTCAAACTGAAAATAATGGTTGTCTAGGTTTCATTGAAACTTATGACTTTGATAATGATTTATTGACTTGGACGACAGATGGAGCAAATGCGGGAACTGTTTTTAGAAGAAGTGGGAAGTTCAATTGTACAAATGTTTGTGGTACTTTAATTCCAAAAAGAAGAAATTTAGATTTAGATTATGTGGTATATGCATTACAGGAAAGTGCAACACACAACAAAAGAATTGATACTAACGGTGCAAAAATTATGAATAATGAAATGGCAGTTATAAATATTGCATTTCCACCTTTAAAAGAACAAACAAAAATTGCCAATTATTTAGACAATAAAACACAAACAATTGATAAAATTGTTTCAAACATCAATACACAAATGCAAACGCTGAAAGAATTACGAAAAACATTAATAAATGATGCCGTAACGGGTAAAATAAATGTAACTAAAGATTAA
- a CDS encoding HsdM family class I SAM-dependent methyltransferase: MSINILKYESDIWKTANLLIASGIKQSDFPKFMMPFFALLMVESRLVREAKRLKEEIGDIDIEDFIEMFQLEGLGYNDFVIRKNKTLKDICKNDKAFDVDFHAYLKAFDPETKYLLGVDKGTEEEKFLDISGISGQLKKKRILFETVQTWSEIDLTPFNNSEITTLEEHIKRKWADISAETAGEQYTPDDIIWLITEIILSKIEDNDSFLTIYDPTCGGGNLLFGVEDKIKEKYKRPTKTFGEDWSDSLFALAKIESRFRNDSDIRYGNTLTNISFIEKRFDIIVANPPHGIPWDGYKKDIYNDTTERFVALPAISDGQLLFAQHNLFQLSDTGLGVVVHNGSALFSGDAKSGESNIRKYIFDNDWVEAIIQMPTDEFFNTGIYTYLWIFNKNKVAERKDKVMLINAADLFVPLKKSKGKKRKEMSVENRLDIVKALTEFKPNEFSKVFDKWHFYYNKQSIMLTNVDEFRNAIEMPNKVTKDGEVKEEKSIKIEVKSILVVDSFKENGMKAINQTEITEFDKNSYSSLSDYFENYYKVFVNSIDYKDDAFILFDNQGNSFTYDNNKESIVVKDKKQKESFLGNGKIVIKSSYKKATKTKAEHILVTAELTKDFQKDYEVIPYSPIEETNQKYIADFMAKYVTKPFEYLENSIGVEINFNKVFYKPEALRDIIEITADLTELENELANLEKELAI, from the coding sequence ATGAGCATAAACATACTAAAATACGAGAGTGATATTTGGAAAACAGCAAATTTATTAATTGCATCAGGCATAAAACAAAGTGATTTTCCGAAATTTATGATGCCTTTTTTTGCTCTTTTAATGGTAGAAAGTAGATTAGTAAGAGAAGCTAAAAGACTGAAAGAAGAAATTGGCGATATTGATATTGAGGATTTCATAGAAATGTTTCAATTAGAAGGTTTAGGATATAATGATTTTGTAATCAGAAAAAATAAAACACTAAAAGACATTTGTAAAAATGATAAAGCTTTTGATGTTGATTTTCACGCTTACTTAAAAGCATTTGACCCAGAAACAAAATATTTATTGGGAGTTGATAAAGGAACTGAAGAAGAAAAGTTCTTGGATATTTCTGGCATTAGCGGACAGCTAAAAAAGAAACGTATTTTATTTGAAACGGTTCAAACTTGGAGTGAAATTGATTTAACGCCTTTTAATAATTCTGAAATTACAACTTTAGAGGAACACATTAAAAGGAAATGGGCAGATATTTCTGCCGAAACAGCTGGAGAACAATACACACCAGATGATATTATTTGGCTTATTACAGAAATTATTCTCTCAAAAATTGAGGACAATGATAGCTTCTTAACGATTTATGATCCAACGTGTGGTGGAGGAAATCTACTTTTTGGGGTTGAAGATAAAATTAAAGAAAAATACAAAAGACCAACTAAAACATTTGGCGAAGATTGGAGCGATAGCTTATTTGCTTTAGCTAAAATTGAAAGTCGTTTTAGAAACGATAGTGATATTCGTTATGGTAATACATTAACAAATATTTCATTTATAGAAAAACGTTTTGACATCATAGTTGCAAATCCACCACACGGCATTCCGTGGGATGGTTATAAAAAAGATATTTATAATGACACAACCGAACGTTTTGTAGCATTACCTGCAATATCAGATGGGCAACTTTTATTTGCTCAACACAACCTTTTTCAATTATCAGATACAGGTTTAGGAGTTGTAGTGCATAATGGTTCTGCTTTATTTAGTGGCGATGCGAAAAGTGGAGAGAGCAACATCAGAAAGTATATTTTTGATAATGATTGGGTTGAGGCTATAATACAAATGCCAACGGATGAATTTTTCAATACGGGTATTTATACTTATTTATGGATTTTCAATAAAAACAAAGTAGCCGAAAGAAAAGATAAAGTAATGCTTATCAATGCAGCTGATTTGTTTGTGCCGTTAAAGAAAAGTAAAGGTAAAAAACGTAAAGAAATGAGCGTTGAAAATAGATTAGACATTGTAAAAGCTTTAACTGAATTCAAACCAAACGAGTTTAGTAAAGTATTCGATAAATGGCATTTTTATTACAACAAACAAAGCATTATGCTTACTAATGTTGATGAGTTTCGTAATGCTATTGAAATGCCAAACAAAGTCACTAAAGATGGTGAAGTAAAAGAAGAAAAAAGCATTAAGATTGAAGTAAAAAGTATTTTAGTTGTAGATAGTTTCAAAGAAAATGGAATGAAAGCTATCAACCAAACCGAAATAACAGAGTTTGACAAAAATTCCTATTCAAGTTTATCAGATTATTTTGAAAATTATTATAAAGTTTTTGTAAATAGTATTGATTATAAAGATGATGCTTTTATATTATTTGATAATCAAGGTAATTCATTTACCTATGATAATAACAAAGAAAGTATTGTAGTAAAAGACAAAAAGCAAAAAGAAAGTTTTTTAGGTAATGGTAAAATAGTTATCAAATCTTCCTATAAAAAAGCGACTAAAACCAAAGCAGAACATATTTTAGTAACTGCTGAACTCACAAAAGACTTTCAAAAAGATTATGAGGTTATCCCATACAGTCCAATTGAAGAAACAAACCAAAAATACATTGCCGATTTTATGGCAAAATATGTAACCAAACCTTTTGAATATTTAGAAAATAGTATTGGTGTTGAAATTAATTTCAATAAAGTCTTCTATAAGCCAGAAGCATTAAGAGATATTATTGAAATAACTGCCGATTTAACGGAGTTAGAAAATGAGTTAGCTAACCTTGAAAAAGAATTAGCAATATGA
- a CDS encoding nucleotidyl transferase AbiEii/AbiGii toxin family protein, translated as MIKPGEIQKKAREVQVRDQQIEKDYILSWILNGVSQHEQLSKLIVFKGGTVLKKVYFADYRFSEDLDFTLLNNDIRNEQIFEWFNEIFEYVKEEANIPLEIIDNNEHEDGGINFYISYVGPLGGSGNNKKVKVDISRSEKLEFEPIVKQAIFEYTDLEKYNLLCYPLEEVLVEKLRCVMQRMQPRDYYDIWYLLEVHGMDIDYFTPEFINKCVSKELSPGDFHKKMEQKLPQYKARWQKSMSDQIKDLPDFDQVQREVQRQIKNWKI; from the coding sequence ATGATAAAACCGGGTGAAATACAAAAAAAAGCACGTGAAGTCCAAGTACGTGATCAACAAATCGAAAAAGATTACATTCTTTCCTGGATTCTTAACGGTGTGTCTCAACACGAACAACTTTCAAAATTGATCGTTTTCAAAGGTGGAACCGTTCTCAAAAAGGTCTATTTCGCAGACTATCGTTTTTCGGAAGATTTAGATTTCACATTGCTAAACAACGACATCAGAAACGAACAAATCTTCGAATGGTTCAACGAAATTTTTGAGTATGTGAAAGAAGAAGCAAACATTCCTTTAGAGATAATTGACAACAATGAACACGAGGATGGGGGAATCAATTTTTACATCAGTTATGTTGGACCACTTGGAGGTTCTGGAAATAATAAAAAAGTGAAAGTTGATATTTCAAGAAGCGAAAAATTAGAATTTGAACCAATAGTAAAACAAGCCATTTTCGAATATACAGATTTAGAGAAGTACAATCTCTTATGCTATCCCCTGGAAGAAGTGCTGGTGGAAAAACTCCGATGCGTGATGCAACGAATGCAACCAAGAGATTATTATGATATTTGGTATCTGCTCGAAGTACATGGAATGGATATAGATTATTTTACACCCGAATTTATCAACAAATGCGTAAGCAAGGAATTGAGTCCAGGAGATTTTCACAAGAAAATGGAGCAAAAACTACCACAATACAAAGCTAGATGGCAAAAATCTATGAGTGATCAAATTAAAGACCTGCCTGATTTTGACCAAGTACAAAGAGAAGTGCAAAGGCAAATCAAAAATTGGAAGATTTAA
- a CDS encoding type IV toxin-antitoxin system AbiEi family antitoxin domain-containing protein — translation MRHKYISTQSNEILSYFNSKDLLCFDSKAALQALPESKESAVRELLSDMTKRGLLMRLKEGVYYIIPYEENPETFMPDWHLIAQYLVKDAKHYIGYYSALQIHNLITQPSLKEQIVVSKQMRPSEIKIKDITFQFIYHNENHFFGEKKIWIDDFNKVQCSDLEKTIVDCLFKPDYAGGIVEIAKAIHETRDKINFKKLLDYTKKFKSQAVVKRLGFLLEILEIDNEIVQELLNMKTASYIQLDTELPKSGKMISRWSIQQNLETETIKSAIYT, via the coding sequence ATGAGGCATAAATATATATCTACACAATCTAATGAGATTCTTTCCTATTTTAATAGTAAGGATTTGCTATGTTTTGATTCTAAGGCAGCACTACAAGCTTTGCCCGAATCAAAAGAAAGTGCTGTAAGGGAATTGCTTAGCGACATGACGAAAAGAGGTCTTTTAATGAGGCTAAAAGAAGGTGTCTATTATATAATTCCTTATGAAGAGAATCCGGAAACTTTTATGCCCGATTGGCATTTAATTGCACAGTATCTCGTAAAGGATGCGAAGCATTATATTGGCTACTATTCTGCATTGCAAATCCACAATCTCATTACTCAGCCTTCGCTTAAAGAACAAATTGTGGTGTCTAAACAAATGAGGCCATCGGAAATTAAAATCAAAGACATCACATTTCAATTTATCTATCACAACGAAAATCATTTCTTCGGCGAAAAAAAAATATGGATTGATGATTTCAATAAAGTACAGTGCTCAGATTTAGAAAAAACCATAGTGGATTGTCTCTTTAAGCCCGATTATGCGGGAGGTATTGTCGAAATTGCCAAAGCCATACATGAAACGAGAGACAAAATTAACTTTAAAAAACTCTTAGATTACACCAAAAAATTCAAATCTCAAGCAGTTGTAAAACGATTGGGATTTCTCTTGGAAATCTTGGAAATAGACAATGAAATTGTCCAAGAGCTATTGAATATGAAAACAGCCTCTTACATACAACTTGATACAGAATTGCCAAAATCCGGCAAAATGATAAGTCGTTGGAGTATTCAACAAAATTTAGAAACAGAAACAATTAAGTCAGCTATTTACACATGA
- a CDS encoding helix-turn-helix domain-containing protein — protein MEQKIHQGRNVKRFREMLGIKQEALAFDLGDDWNQKKISMLEQKDEIEDNLLNQISAILKIPVEAFQNFDEEQAINIISNTFHDEAFIGNSGGTYNVNPVQEILKLHEEKIGLYERMLKEKDDMMARLEKLINK, from the coding sequence ATGGAACAGAAAATACATCAGGGAAGAAACGTAAAACGTTTTAGAGAAATGCTTGGAATCAAACAGGAGGCATTGGCTTTTGATCTGGGAGATGATTGGAATCAAAAGAAAATTTCCATGCTCGAGCAAAAAGATGAAATTGAAGATAATTTACTTAATCAAATCTCAGCTATATTAAAAATTCCAGTTGAAGCTTTTCAGAATTTTGATGAAGAGCAGGCTATTAATATCATTTCAAATACTTTTCACGATGAAGCATTCATCGGTAATTCTGGTGGCACTTATAATGTTAATCCAGTACAAGAAATTTTAAAGCTTCATGAAGAAAAGATTGGTCTGTATGAGAGGATGTTGAAGGAGAAGGATGACATGATGGCAAGGCTTGAAAAATTAATCAATAAATAA
- a CDS encoding DUF5712 family protein, with product MPISKPHSTLGADNKGSCSNLAIYLEKENEELDKLIKKSSLMNEIFKLENMKQGFFTASEINISTIDVISSIDNNKRKLGANDAKYFAPTISFSENELSHIAFLATGKREVTSVLELNSSELEQFNNLIREYGRKAMDNYALNFNRQDKGIKTGADLVYFGKIEHFRKFKGTDKEVVDGKEISGQYKKGLQSHIHIIVSRKDKTQQLKLSPTCNEKHTNRKIGNNEYQVGFDRVKWINSNEKIFDEHFNYKRKELEKFQNQNILKNGSPQDKHEINKKIELESINIGDIKKQIMNAHFNVLVIKPKNLKEYQERMMKFAIQVLPIINKGGFIQENHFFHEQSGIDFKEGEVDQNLKLHELFSADNKIENQMEQTEQSLADWQINTEKLASILLSPSFEIDPRVDDELLKRKRKRAIKR from the coding sequence ATGCCAATATCTAAACCACATAGTACACTTGGAGCTGACAACAAAGGAAGTTGTTCCAATTTGGCAATTTACTTAGAAAAGGAAAATGAAGAATTAGATAAACTCATCAAAAAGTCTTCCTTAATGAATGAAATATTTAAGCTAGAAAACATGAAGCAAGGTTTCTTTACAGCTTCAGAGATTAATATCAGCACGATAGATGTTATTAGTTCTATCGATAATAATAAAAGAAAATTAGGAGCAAATGATGCTAAATATTTTGCTCCTACAATTAGCTTCAGCGAGAATGAGTTGAGTCATATTGCTTTTCTAGCCACTGGTAAAAGAGAAGTAACAAGTGTTTTAGAATTAAATTCATCCGAATTAGAGCAGTTTAATAACCTTATTAGAGAGTATGGTCGCAAAGCAATGGATAACTATGCTTTGAATTTTAATCGTCAAGACAAAGGAATAAAAACGGGAGCTGATTTAGTTTATTTTGGTAAAATTGAACATTTTAGGAAATTTAAGGGTACAGATAAAGAGGTTGTTGACGGAAAGGAAATTTCTGGACAGTATAAAAAAGGATTGCAATCTCATATTCACATAATTGTTTCCAGAAAAGACAAAACTCAACAATTAAAATTAAGTCCTACTTGTAATGAAAAACATACCAATAGAAAAATTGGTAATAACGAATATCAAGTAGGATTTGATAGAGTTAAATGGATTAATTCGAACGAAAAAATTTTTGACGAACATTTTAATTATAAAAGAAAAGAACTGGAAAAATTTCAAAATCAAAATATTTTAAAAAATGGAAGCCCTCAGGACAAGCATGAAATCAATAAAAAAATAGAACTAGAATCGATTAATATTGGTGATATAAAAAAACAAATTATGAATGCTCATTTCAATGTTTTGGTGATAAAACCAAAGAATTTAAAAGAGTATCAAGAGCGAATGATGAAATTTGCTATTCAAGTTTTACCAATAATAAATAAAGGAGGTTTTATCCAGGAGAATCACTTCTTTCATGAACAATCAGGTATAGATTTCAAAGAGGGTGAAGTTGATCAAAACTTAAAACTCCATGAATTATTTAGTGCTGATAATAAAATAGAAAATCAAATGGAACAAACTGAGCAGTCATTGGCAGATTGGCAGATTAACACCGAAAAATTAGCATCTATTTTATTATCTCCTTCCTTTGAAATCGATCCACGTGTTGATGATGAATTGCTAAAAAGAAAAAGAAAAAGAGCCATAAAAAGATGA
- a CDS encoding BfmA/BtgA family mobilization protein → MTKKSIIIDEKAHTELGKLSESLRMNLGALIQEMIYYFKKTGIDPKDAVNKDPSLMVAALDKRIVSFLKVQERDILKPLRQDIFNYQNAQKEEISKLIISINKLLEQHSERTTEIKKAHFENLNKINSNDVERVKMVVAELQKNRQAILLLCQLLDDKNKSGTLSKIKSLFS, encoded by the coding sequence ATGACTAAAAAAAGTATTATTATAGATGAAAAAGCTCATACAGAACTTGGAAAATTATCTGAAAGTCTGCGAATGAACTTAGGGGCTCTTATACAAGAAATGATTTATTATTTCAAGAAAACTGGTATCGACCCTAAAGATGCTGTAAACAAAGATCCATCTTTAATGGTTGCTGCTTTAGATAAAAGAATAGTCTCTTTTTTAAAAGTTCAAGAAAGAGATATTTTGAAACCATTAAGACAAGATATTTTTAATTATCAAAATGCTCAAAAGGAAGAAATATCAAAATTAATTATTTCAATCAATAAACTCTTAGAACAACATTCAGAACGAACTACTGAAATAAAAAAAGCTCATTTTGAGAATCTGAATAAAATAAATAGCAATGATGTAGAAAGAGTTAAAATGGTAGTTGCTGAATTACAAAAAAACCGACAAGCCATTTTACTTCTTTGTCAACTATTAGACGATAAAAATAAATCTGGCACTTTGAGTAAAATTAAATCTCTTTTTTCATAA
- a CDS encoding toprim domain-containing protein, whose protein sequence is MNTTQAREIPIEKVLQNLGCEPTKCNETESWYLSPFRIEKTASFKLNRKINRWFDHGEQVGGNVIDFVIQKFGFNVTEALSYLEKFNTLFSFQKQISEMPIKENNTNQIEKIIPIQHFALLQYLESRHIKFYKNIEQLKEVHYIINDKKYFGIGFQNNSQGWEIRTKYAKICLKKKDITLINNNSQILRIYEGFFDYLSFQQIWNNLPMEESDSLILNSVALLEKNTPILENYKIIELFLDNDEAGDKYTKLISAQFPGAKDGRVAYSECKDLNEFLCKRYV, encoded by the coding sequence ATGAATACAACACAAGCAAGGGAAATACCAATAGAAAAAGTTCTTCAAAATTTAGGGTGTGAACCCACTAAATGTAATGAAACTGAAAGTTGGTACCTCTCTCCATTTAGGATTGAAAAAACAGCTTCATTTAAACTCAATAGAAAAATTAATAGATGGTTTGACCATGGGGAACAAGTTGGAGGAAACGTAATAGATTTTGTAATTCAAAAGTTTGGATTTAATGTTACAGAGGCTTTGAGTTACTTAGAAAAGTTTAACACTCTTTTTTCTTTTCAAAAGCAAATTTCTGAAATGCCAATTAAAGAAAATAATACTAATCAAATTGAAAAAATAATCCCAATTCAACATTTCGCTTTATTACAATATCTGGAGAGTAGACATATAAAATTTTATAAAAATATTGAACAGCTAAAAGAAGTACACTACATCATCAATGATAAAAAATACTTCGGGATTGGATTCCAAAATAATAGTCAAGGATGGGAAATAAGAACCAAGTATGCGAAAATTTGTTTGAAAAAGAAGGATATAACTTTGATTAACAATAATTCACAAATACTAAGGATTTATGAAGGTTTTTTTGACTATTTGTCGTTCCAGCAAATTTGGAATAATCTACCAATGGAAGAATCAGATTCTTTGATTTTAAACTCTGTAGCACTACTTGAAAAGAATACTCCTATTTTAGAAAACTATAAAATAATTGAATTGTTTCTTGATAATGATGAAGCCGGAGACAAATACACTAAATTGATTTCAGCTCAATTTCCAGGAGCCAAAGATGGTAGAGTAGCTTATTCAGAATGCAAAGATTTAAATGAATTTTTATGTAAAAGATACGTCTAA